Proteins co-encoded in one Nitratireductor kimnyeongensis genomic window:
- the hisF gene encoding imidazole glycerol phosphate synthase subunit HisF, whose protein sequence is MTLKARVIPCLDVKDGRVVKGVNFVDLIDAGDPVEAAKAYDAAGADELCFLDITASSDNRETIFDVVARTAEQCFMPLTVGGGVRAVSDIRKLLLAGADKVSINTAAVKDPELVARAADKFGDQCIVVAIDAKQVSGEGEPLRWEIFTHGGRKETGIDAVEFARKVVDLGAGEILLTSMDRDGTKAGYNLALTRAVADAVRAPVIASGGVGTLDHLVEGVRDGHASAVLAASIFHFGTYTIGEAKAHMAAAGIPMRIDPAQTPEQA, encoded by the coding sequence ATGACCCTTAAAGCCCGTGTCATTCCCTGTCTCGATGTGAAGGACGGTCGCGTCGTCAAGGGTGTCAATTTCGTCGATCTGATCGATGCCGGCGATCCGGTGGAGGCGGCGAAGGCCTATGACGCCGCTGGTGCCGACGAGCTCTGCTTCCTCGACATCACCGCCTCCAGCGACAACCGCGAAACGATCTTCGATGTCGTGGCCCGCACGGCTGAACAATGTTTCATGCCGCTCACGGTGGGTGGCGGTGTCCGCGCGGTTTCCGATATTCGCAAACTCCTGCTTGCCGGGGCCGACAAGGTGTCGATCAACACGGCTGCGGTGAAGGACCCGGAGCTGGTGGCGCGTGCGGCCGACAAGTTCGGTGATCAGTGCATCGTCGTTGCGATAGACGCCAAGCAGGTTTCCGGCGAAGGCGAGCCACTGCGCTGGGAAATCTTCACCCATGGCGGACGCAAGGAAACGGGCATCGACGCCGTCGAGTTCGCCCGCAAGGTGGTGGATCTCGGCGCGGGTGAAATCCTGCTCACCTCAATGGATCGCGACGGCACCAAGGCCGGCTACAATCTCGCTCTGACCCGGGCCGTGGCCGATGCGGTGCGTGCGCCGGTCATCGCTTCGGGTGGCGTGGGCACACTCGATCATCTGGTTGAAGGCGTGCGCGATGGGCATGCGAGCGCAGTGCTTGCTGCCTCGATCTTCCATTTCGGCACATACACGATCGGTGAGGCCAAGGCGCACATGGCCGCTGCCGGCATACCCATGCGGATCGATCCCGCGCAGACCCCGGAGCAGGCATGA
- a CDS encoding DUF1330 domain-containing protein, with protein sequence MSETDKKGYWIAQVEIADFEGYRKYIEANAAAFQKYGAKFLVRGGQSVAPEEPAGDRQVVIEFSSYEQALACYHSPEYQHAITFRKPVSKARLSIIEGV encoded by the coding sequence ATGAGTGAAACGGACAAAAAAGGCTACTGGATCGCGCAAGTCGAGATCGCCGATTTCGAGGGCTACCGAAAATATATCGAAGCCAACGCTGCGGCGTTCCAGAAGTACGGCGCGAAATTTCTGGTGCGTGGCGGGCAGTCCGTCGCACCGGAAGAACCGGCCGGCGACCGTCAGGTGGTTATCGAGTTTTCATCCTATGAGCAGGCGCTCGCCTGTTACCATTCGCCGGAATATCAACATGCCATCACGTTCCGGAAACCCGTTTCCAAAGCCAGGCTCAGCATCATCGAGGGCGTCTGA
- the hisA gene encoding 1-(5-phosphoribosyl)-5-[(5-phosphoribosylamino)methylideneamino]imidazole-4-carboxamide isomerase: MILFPAIDLKDGQCVRLKLGDMDEATVYNTDPAAQALSFEEQGFEWLHVVDLNGAFAGASVNGAAVEAILKATKNPVQLGGGIRTLAHIEAWLDKGLARVILGTIAVRDPDLVKEACKAFPGKIAVGIDARGGKVAVEGWAETSDLSAIELARRFEGAGVAAIIYTDIDRDGVLTGINWDSTIELADAVSIPVIASGGLASIADIVRMTMPDAAKLEGAISGRALYDGRIDPAEALKVLRGEAA, encoded by the coding sequence ATGATTCTTTTTCCCGCCATCGACCTGAAAGACGGCCAGTGCGTTCGGCTCAAGCTGGGCGACATGGACGAGGCAACGGTCTACAACACCGATCCCGCCGCGCAGGCCCTCTCCTTCGAGGAGCAGGGATTTGAATGGCTGCATGTGGTCGACCTGAACGGCGCCTTCGCTGGCGCGAGTGTCAACGGCGCCGCGGTCGAGGCGATCCTGAAAGCGACGAAAAACCCGGTGCAGCTTGGCGGCGGCATCCGCACGCTTGCTCATATCGAGGCGTGGCTCGACAAGGGGCTCGCGCGGGTAATTCTCGGAACCATAGCCGTGCGCGATCCCGATTTGGTGAAGGAAGCCTGCAAGGCGTTTCCGGGCAAGATCGCCGTGGGCATTGATGCGCGCGGCGGCAAGGTGGCCGTGGAAGGCTGGGCGGAGACGTCCGATCTCTCGGCGATCGAACTTGCGCGCCGGTTCGAGGGCGCCGGCGTGGCCGCCATCATCTACACCGATATTGACCGTGACGGTGTCCTGACGGGCATCAACTGGGACTCGACCATCGAGCTCGCCGATGCGGTTTCCATCCCCGTCATCGCCTCGGGCGGCCTCGCCTCCATCGCCGATATCGTCCGCATGACCATGCCCGACGCAGCAAAGCTCGAAGGCGCCATCTCCGGCCGCGCGCTCTATGACGGGCGGATCGATCCCGCGGAAGCGCTGAAAGTGCTCAGGGGGGAGGCTGCGTGA
- a CDS encoding phosphoribosyl-ATP diphosphatase: protein MSQFDLSRLEAIIAERARSGDENSWTAKLFSKGTSKAAQKLGEEAVEAVIAAVTHDRQGLISESADLLYHWLVVLALEGVSLEEVLAELETRTTRSGIEEKTSRKG from the coding sequence ATGAGCCAGTTCGACCTTTCCCGCCTGGAAGCGATCATTGCTGAGCGCGCGCGCTCAGGCGACGAAAATTCGTGGACGGCAAAGCTGTTTTCCAAGGGCACGTCCAAGGCCGCGCAGAAACTGGGCGAAGAAGCCGTCGAAGCGGTGATCGCCGCCGTCACGCATGACAGGCAGGGACTCATTTCCGAAAGTGCGGATCTCCTTTATCATTGGCTCGTAGTTCTGGCGCTGGAAGGCGTTTCGCTCGAAGAGGTGCTGGCGGAGCTCGAAACCCGCACCACCCGTTCGGGGATTGAGGAAAAGACATCCCGAAAAGGATGA
- the coaA gene encoding type I pantothenate kinase, which produces MDQLVSGEKYSPYRIFSAEKWAKFRADTPLTLTEDEVRRLRSLNDPVDLEEVRRIYLSMSRLLSAHVEATQLLFQQRQAFFDSQDVVKSPFIIGIAGSVAVGKSTTARVLKELLARWPSSPKVDLVTTDGFLYPNDVLRRDNLMERKGFPESYDLGAVLRFLSAIKAGLPNVQAPLYSHMTYDVLPGEFRTIDRPDILIFEGINVLQTRHLPQDGTAVPVVSDFFDFSIYIDAPEDLIHQWYVDRFMRLRETAFQNPESFFHRYAALKPSAALAIAEQLWETINLKNLRENILPTRPRADLILRKGANHLTEEVALRKL; this is translated from the coding sequence ATGGACCAGCTTGTCTCAGGGGAGAAATACTCCCCCTATCGCATTTTCTCGGCGGAGAAATGGGCTAAGTTCCGCGCCGACACGCCGTTGACGCTGACCGAGGATGAGGTTCGGCGATTGCGTTCGCTGAACGACCCGGTCGATCTGGAAGAGGTTCGCCGGATTTACTTGTCCATGTCGCGGCTTCTGTCAGCCCATGTGGAAGCGACACAGCTTCTGTTTCAGCAAAGGCAGGCGTTTTTTGACAGCCAGGATGTCGTGAAATCGCCCTTCATCATCGGCATTGCCGGTTCGGTGGCTGTCGGCAAATCGACCACTGCGCGCGTGCTCAAGGAACTGCTTGCCCGCTGGCCTTCCAGCCCGAAGGTGGATCTGGTGACGACGGACGGATTTCTCTATCCCAACGATGTCCTTCGGCGCGACAACCTGATGGAGCGTAAGGGTTTTCCCGAAAGCTACGATCTTGGTGCCGTGCTGCGTTTTCTTTCTGCCATCAAGGCCGGCCTGCCCAATGTGCAGGCTCCGCTTTACTCGCACATGACCTATGACGTGCTGCCGGGGGAATTCCGCACCATTGATCGGCCCGATATTCTTATCTTTGAAGGCATCAACGTGTTGCAGACCCGCCATCTGCCGCAGGATGGTACGGCGGTGCCCGTCGTTTCGGATTTCTTCGATTTCTCAATTTATATCGACGCACCGGAAGACCTGATCCATCAATGGTATGTCGACCGTTTCATGCGGCTGCGCGAAACGGCGTTCCAGAACCCGGAATCCTTCTTCCATCGCTACGCGGCACTGAAGCCCAGTGCTGCGCTCGCGATTGCCGAGCAGCTTTGGGAAACCATCAACCTCAAGAACCTGCGCGAGAACATTCTCCCGACAAGGCCGCGCGCCGACCTGATCCTGCGCAAGGGTGCCAATCATCTGACGGAAGAGGTCGCGCTCAGGAAGCTGTAA